TTTGTTCATCCCGAATCACACACGAACCACCCTATTCACTCTCCACCACGTAATTTAATTCCATtggatataatatttatttttaaaactttatatATANATTTGAAAAGCTTAGATATAGGTATTTCACATCGTAACTCTAATTCTACCGATTAAAACTTGGTGCGTAAATGCTTAATTATCTGTTTTCTGAGATAAATATAAATACGTGCGTAAAATTATCCATCGATATTTCATGTTAATATTTAACAAACTATCGTGGAAAAACTATTACTGCTTCTATTTTATGTCATCAACTTTATGATGCATTGATCAAATTATGATACTTTAAAAATCataaggtttaaaaaaaattgatagcaTGCAGATTTtatcaattataaattatttaaaccaTGATGTTGGGCATATGGttataactaaaaaaaattatgataacgtcatttgttatatttttgtgCGTATCAGATAAATCTTCAAATTAATGCAATAACATAGTCACATATGCTGAAAAAATGCTGGCAGAGAACAACTCAGGACTTTaaactttgatttttaattaGCTTGACACTCTAGAAATTAGGAATCCCATTACGTTAAGATTTTTAGACCTTTCGCACCCGACGACAACAAAAGCcgccattaaaaaaaaaaaaaaccaaatcagAGAGCATTATTGTACAGAAccaattattgatttatttggTCTTGACTTGtaaaagaagagaaaagaaaagaggAAGACGATAATGGCTGGGAAACAGTGCTGTGAGAACCCACCAACTCTAAGCTCCAGCAGTGGAGTTGGCCATGTGAAGGAACTCGGAGGCCTCAGCTGCTACATCTCTGGCCCTGCCGATTCCAACTTCTCTGTGGTCTTGATTTCGGATGTTTTCGGTACGCCCAGTTTCTTCAAACTTTTGATCCTCGGATACTGTTAGTCGTCCTGAGATAAAATTTTTGGGAGTTGTGAATATGAATTTGAACAATCTATTTTTTTAAGTCGAGATATGTTCAAGTCTCAATTTGAACGGACTATTAATAGTTGAGCTATTTGTTTTGTCCATAGTTCGATCATTTGTAAACTTGCGCGCCATATGTTCACTCCTAGCGTGAGAGGTGtgtcggttggataaaatacttAGACAATATTCTCCTAGCTAATATTTGGGATTGAATTTGATCAAAGTCTGGATCTTTTAACATTTGGTGCAAAAGTTTACACTTTTCTTCTTTGGATTGTTTGGGTATTTAAGTATTTAGAGCTAGCCATACAGTGGTCAGGCCACTTGTGGTGCGAACCAAATTGGATTCCTATTTTGTGTTTGGGGCAGTCTATGTTATAATACAGTATTAAAATATAACGTGTTCAATTCATCCTAACTGAACATGTTAATCTATTGAAACATGGATAAGATATTATGTAGCATGTACTCTCCGttttctatgtttaattaacatttttcttaactaaattattttataattttctgttttttattcgaaaggaaacttgaaattaaattttctaataaaataagctctatgatttttttaactacttctttttaaaaaattatattattcttTTTCGGTAAAAGcttgtgtgagactgtctcacgggtcgtattttgtgagacggatctcttatttgggtcatccattaaaaaatattactttttattctaagattattattttttattgtgaatatcggtagggttgactcgtataaagattcgtgagaccgtcttacaggAGCCTACTCTATTCTTTTGATTGATTATaaaatttctttttgatatACAATTGTGCATATGAAATGtatattttgagaaaattatatgatttttgtaaatgagaattttaaataatttattcaagataTGTGAAAATGATAATTAGTTACGTGTTTCAGTTTTCAACAAATCCATCCAATTTTAAAATCACATCATCTTTTAAAACATATCCATTTTATAGTCTCAATTTATCGAATCAAATATTTGTAAATCtgtggaaatttttttaaaaaaactttgtcaaattaagtttttgaaaaataatgttttGCAAGTGTATTCGAgggttatttttatttatttattttttattaaagtttGATCAAGATTATTTCGCGAATTCCGAGATTTAAGCAAACAAGGGGTCAAGATAATCTTATAATTTAGTTTGCCGCCTCTTTTAATATTTTGCTTGGTCGATTTGTGCAGGTTACGAGACTCCTAATTTGAGGTGCTGCTTCTCTCTGTTACCCAGTTGTCTCATTATTGGATGTGATTTTTCTCATTATTGGATGTGATTTTTCTTCTGTGTGTTTTGTTTTAGGTTGTAAAATATCCTTTTCATACAGAAGATCTCAGTTCAATTTTAGATTTATGAAATTAACATCTTGAAATGAAGAAAATGGTTGAGTTGCATTTTACCCCATCCGCTAAAATGAACATGGCAAGTGCCTGAAATGACTTCGATTGAATtctgtgatattttttttaaataagttgaGGATAATTTGTAACCTGCAATTGCATATATGAAGGAAAAATTCCACCAACTGCAGATTATATCATGTTTAGAGTGAAATATCTGTGTGCACAGATAGACCTTCGTTTAGCTATGTCATTATGTAAATTTGGAAACTTGAACTTTATACTGTACTCGATACTCatacatgatttattgcttttctGCCTTAAAAAGGAAACTTGCGGACAAAGTTGCCGCGGCCGGATTTTATACAGTCGTCCCAGATTTCTTCGGGGGAGATCCTTACGTTCCTGAAAATGCTGAGAGACCTATCGTAGTTTGGCTCAAAGATCACGGGACTGTGAGTTATCATTTATTCCCATTGCATAATCAGTCAGCTGGCCTCTGAAACTTTACTCAAATGTTGATTATCAGGCATTATCGTGGCTTTTATCTCTAAACATTTCGCTCTGGCTTGATAGGATCAAGGAtttgaggatgcaaagccaGTTATTGAGGCTCTTAAAAGCAATGGCATAACTAAGATTGCTGCGGCTGGCTTCTGTTGGGGAGGTGAATTGGTTCTTATCCACTGCCTAAACTGACAATGCTCTTCTTGTTTAGACATTGGAATTTGTAAATCAAATGATTGGTTCGTATTTTGTTTCAGCCAAGGTGGTTGTGGAACTTGCGAAGCACTCTTTTATACAAGCTGGGGTGCTGCTACATCCTTCTCTTGTAACTGTAGAAGATATTCAAGGTACTAAATTTTCGAGTCAAGTTTCTATGTATAATGCCTCAGCGAATCAAAGAGTTGATAGCAGGCACGAGAATAGGCAAAAGACTCATTATTATGTAAATTACGCAtgaaaatttcttttttataaGAAGTTGTGGGCACTCTGTTTCTCTCTTCTGTGTAATCCATTGTGGATATGGGTACGAGGGGCATgacctgtagattttattggcTACCGCGGAGAAACTAAACTGAAGCACAAGTGCAtactccttgtctttgaataACCATTGTTATTACAATCTTCAGGAGTTAAGGTTCCTCTTTCGATTCTTGGAGCTGAGATCGACCAGGTGTCTCCACCAGAGCTCGTGAAACAGTTTGAAACTATTTTGAATGCTAAGCCTGAGGTGATCACTTGATCGAATCACACATTTCAATTTCACACGCACTTACAGATAATTTCTTGCTTTAAATTCAAACTACTGTGTTTCGTCTGCTATTGTGCTGTTGCATCCTTCCTAACGATTTTCTTACGTTCACGTGAACCATGTTTTGTAAATTCCGTCAGAGAAACGCCTTTACAAACCTGTGCTGAATGGTTTATGTACCTCTATGTATAATTTGTGCATATATACATCACTTGACAACCTGAACCCACGTTCTGTTATGGTCGAAAAGCATGAAATAATGGTAGTGTTGGCTTTCAGATCAACTGCCATGTGAAGATATTTCCTGGTGTCGCGCATGGGTGGTCTGTAAGGTACAAGGAAGAAGACGAGCATTCCGTGAAGAGCGCAGAAGAGGCTCACTCTGACATGTTGGATTGGTTTACCAAACatcttaaataaattgaaatattaGAAGAGCATCTTAAATAAGTTGGATTGCTCTTCTATATTCTAATAAACTATGCATACTCTGAACCAGTTTCATGAATAATTTGTTTGAGTTAGTATAATGTTCAGCTGCACAGACTGTTGTAGCATTTTAAGAAGTGTTTTAATGTCTGCGCGCGTACAGAGAAGAATTCAAATGCTTACCTGTGCGGTTTTGGATCAGAGGGATTCGCATTTGGAGTTGCTTTATTTAGATTTGTATTGtggtacatatatatatatatcttgatctATACTGTGGTGATAAATTAGAGTGTGCTGGAGATTATGGTTATATGGTTATGAGCTTCactataattttgatttatataactGCTGATTCTCCAATCGGGCACAAAACACTGTTTGACAGAACTTACATATATGTTCTGTCAAACACCATCTAAATATTGAAGTTTgggttaatttttatttttattacagaATATAATACTTGAATTAAACTTAGATGCAACATGCATGTTGTGATGTTcgatgtttaatttattatttgaatacGAATACATCTATCTATTTAGATCAATCATTTGGTATCtaaattgttaaaagaaaagattATTGGGATTTTTGTGATCGAAGTTAACAATATGTGGGCGTCAAATTATAAAAAGTTGCCGCATGCGTATATTAATTTGATGTTATCTTTACCGACTACCATCGAATTTGAATGTTAAAAATGTTATTAATCGATATTATAAACTATTATATTCCAAtttatttagatattttttaaataatttcaattaaaataaaaccgtaattcggttttggtataattatttaaattaataatataaatatattgtaaaatataatatgttaattttctacgtgttttcttagtaaaatatttaaatataaggtttaaattaattaaacaaacaatcaactaaaaattgttcaaaatagtttttcattcactaaatatcatatcaaaatatataatataaataaaaatataaaataattattaatttaatgaaattttggttttttcggtttgttcagttttgacatatataatccgaaaccgaaccaaataaacttcggttttaacatttatatccgaattacaaaattcggctttcggttcggttcggttcgatgttcggtttttcggtttggattttcgattttttcagTTTTATCCGAAATTTGAACACCCCTGACTCGAGTGGCAGGCTGTTTTCTCAACCTTATGACATACGAGGACTCGAAAATCATGCTTACGAAAGCATATTTAAGAGAATTCGACCTGGATCGTCGCCTTTCTTCATTCCGAAGAAGTACCAGGATCCATCCATTAAAGTTCCAAGCACAAGAAGGTATGCAACAGAACTTGCAATATGGATGATGAGAAAAGATTACATGAATACTAAAAAATTTATGAGCCTGGGACTGGAGAGGGAGCTTGAGTCTGTACTAGAGACGACATCAGAGCTGGGGAGTTTCAACATTTTCTGTGGAGCCGTTGGCCTATGCAGCCACCGAATACCAATGCACTCATTGGTTGAAACAGCAATCCAAATGCTGGAAGAAAGGTTAAAGAACAGAGAAagcacataaaatattttccatgCAAAAAGCACCCCCGCGTCGCAAAGTCAGAACAGATGTAATAATCGCACAAGGATCCAGTAACTTTCTTTAATTGCTCGAGTACGGAAGCATATAAATCGAAGGGTATTATTCTACTTATTTCTACACCAGTAGATGTGTTCCAATCGATGCACATCACAGTATAAAGTGAATTTGCTATGCTTATATTTCCTGATTATCTTGGAGTTGGATTATTTACTGCACAACATAATCAGCAATAATACTTCAGCATACTTCAAGATCAACTCCACGTCGCATTCGATACATCAATGCAAGCTAGTAAGTACCTGAGATGTAAAACTTCTGTGCATGTTGTGCTTACAAGTCATGAACACTCAATCCATCCCATTAACATAAATCAAATCAATGGGTTATACAACAAACTGGTCATATCAAAAGAGGCTTAAAAATCAGGAAGAAAGATTCGTATGACAGAAAATATCACCTGTACAGAACCTGGGAAAGAATATTTAGTACACAATTACAACAACAGCAGCAATTGAAAATTTAATCACAATCCTTTTATTTCATCATGTTCCTTAGTATACTCCTCTAAAGAcaactacttcacaacactatCATTTAGCAGTACACTTTCAATATATGCATTCTTCAATCATGAACTAATAATCATCTGTTCTTGAAAAAATTGAGATCCCAACGGCGTAACAGGCCATCCATGATATTGCTCGTCGGGT
This window of the Primulina huaijiensis isolate GDHJ02 unplaced genomic scaffold, ASM1229523v2 scaffold42415, whole genome shotgun sequence genome carries:
- the LOC140969624 gene encoding endo-1,3;1,4-beta-D-glucanase-like: MAGKQCCENPPTLSSSSGVGHVKELGGLSCYISGPADSNFSVVLISDVFGYETPNLRKLADKVAAAGFYTVVPDFFGGDPYVPENAERPIVVWLKDHGTDQGFEDAKPVIEALKSNGITKIAAAGFCWGAKVVVELAKHSFIQAGVLLHPSLVTVEDIQGVKVPLSILGAEIDQVSPPELVKQFETILNAKPEINCHVKIFPGVAHGWSVRYKEEDEHSVKSAEEAHSDMLDWFTKHLK